One stretch of Planococcus sp. PAMC 21323 DNA includes these proteins:
- a CDS encoding response regulator, with protein sequence MVKVLIADDHHVVRRGLLFFLKTQKDIEVVGEAVNGKEAVEMAATLQPDIVLMDLVMPVMDGIEATRMIKNQFPHIIVLMLTSFSDQDHVVPAIEAGAAGYQLKDIEPDELVASLRSLMRGENTLHPKASSELLKAPTEPAPHTINQLTPREQEVLAELTKGKSNREIASALFVTEKTVKTHISNIFIKLAVQDRTQAALYAVKHGLTEVGRN encoded by the coding sequence ATGGTGAAAGTGTTAATTGCAGACGACCATCACGTCGTCAGAAGAGGGTTGCTGTTCTTTTTAAAAACACAAAAAGATATTGAAGTAGTAGGAGAAGCGGTAAATGGGAAAGAAGCTGTGGAAATGGCAGCGACTCTTCAGCCAGATATTGTGTTAATGGATTTGGTAATGCCTGTTATGGATGGTATCGAAGCTACACGAATGATCAAAAACCAATTTCCGCATATAATTGTGTTGATGTTGACTAGTTTTTCTGATCAAGACCACGTAGTGCCAGCAATAGAAGCAGGCGCAGCAGGTTACCAATTAAAAGACATCGAGCCCGATGAGTTGGTGGCCTCTTTACGCAGCTTGATGCGTGGCGAAAACACGCTTCATCCGAAAGCTTCATCAGAACTTCTAAAAGCTCCAACTGAACCAGCTCCACATACCATTAATCAGCTGACTCCACGAGAACAAGAAGTACTAGCTGAATTGACAAAAGGTAAAAGTAACCGTGAGATCGCATCTGCATTGTTTGTAACGGAAAAAACAGTGAAGACCCATATTTCCAACATCTTTATCAAATTAGCTGTACAAGACCGGACGCAAGCAGCATTGTATGCAGTAAAACACGGACTCACAGAAGTGGGGCGCAATTAA
- the rsgA gene encoding ribosome small subunit-dependent GTPase A: MTKIEQYGWNSRWQEKITTFSTPGRVTLEHKNIYRVVTNHGEWLCSLSGKYRHQHSGIEFPCVGDWVVVEQMPGEEKGIIHQVLPRTSQFSRKGAGETADIQLIAVNVDLVFLVMSLNDDFNIRRLERYLLAAWDSGANPIIVLTKKDQCLEMEPFMQQVESVAFGVPVVAVSAVTKEGINELQNHLSGSKTGALLGSSGVGKSSLINALSGSNKMMVQTIREDDSKGRHTTTHRELILLPEGGLMIDTPGMREFQLGDYSEGVEVGFNDVVELALSCRFRDCSHHDEPDCRVQEALRDGELDTARYQSYLKLKRELAHIERKSDAAAQKAERNKWKQLTKDYRKRPVKKR; this comes from the coding sequence TTGACGAAAATTGAACAATATGGCTGGAATTCTAGGTGGCAAGAAAAAATAACAACTTTTAGTACGCCAGGCCGTGTCACACTTGAACATAAAAATATATACCGTGTCGTAACAAATCACGGCGAATGGCTTTGTTCGTTATCAGGAAAATACAGACATCAGCATAGTGGAATCGAATTTCCTTGTGTTGGCGATTGGGTCGTAGTTGAACAAATGCCCGGTGAAGAAAAAGGCATTATCCACCAAGTCCTCCCTCGCACTTCACAGTTTTCTAGAAAAGGAGCGGGCGAAACAGCAGATATCCAATTGATTGCAGTCAACGTTGACTTGGTCTTTCTGGTCATGTCGCTAAACGACGATTTTAATATTCGCCGTTTGGAACGTTATTTATTGGCAGCATGGGATTCAGGTGCTAACCCGATCATTGTCTTAACTAAAAAAGATCAATGCCTAGAGATGGAGCCGTTTATGCAACAAGTGGAAAGCGTCGCTTTTGGAGTTCCAGTTGTTGCAGTGTCTGCCGTTACGAAAGAAGGAATTAACGAGTTACAAAATCATTTGTCCGGTTCAAAAACAGGTGCTTTATTGGGTTCTTCTGGTGTTGGAAAGTCATCACTAATCAATGCTTTGTCTGGCAGTAACAAGATGATGGTACAAACTATAAGAGAAGATGACAGCAAAGGCCGTCATACGACTACTCATCGTGAATTGATTTTACTGCCTGAAGGCGGATTGATGATTGATACACCGGGAATGCGTGAATTTCAGCTTGGTGATTACTCAGAAGGAGTAGAGGTCGGTTTTAATGATGTAGTAGAGTTGGCTCTTTCATGTCGTTTTCGCGATTGTTCTCACCATGATGAACCAGACTGTCGCGTTCAAGAAGCCCTCCGAGATGGAGAATTAGACACAGCACGTTACCAAAGTTATTTAAAACTCAAACGAGAACTCGCTCATATCGAACGAAAAAGCGATGCCGCTGCCCAAAAAGCAGAACGAAATAAATGGAAGCAATTAACCAAAGATTACCGTAAACGTCCTGTGAAAAAACGTTAA
- a CDS encoding phosphotransferase family protein: MEKHQNGIISVRAGEELNKQRLEQFLRQEINGLPKEQLVVRQFGTGHSNLTYALQIGDWDAVLRRPPLGPVAPRAHDMEREYKILSALHPLFNTAPKPFVFSDDLSIVGSPFFVMERRYGFVLDSDFPEGVNPTPELGRKISEKMVELLVELHSLDYQKTDLADMAKPQGFMQRQVEGWIGRYERAQTDQLTGVKQLMEWLQGNIPISQEPAIIHYDFKLNNALFSADFSEITGLFDWEMTTVGDPLADLGAAMSYWIQSDDPKLLKEGLGKAPVTVMDGFYSREEFIASYSEKSGRDVSDMNFYLTFAYFKLAVIVQQIYYRYKKGQTQDPRFAHFDQYVASLMAHALSTALKG, translated from the coding sequence ATGGAGAAACACCAAAATGGGATTATTTCAGTAAGAGCAGGAGAAGAACTCAATAAACAACGTCTTGAGCAATTTTTACGCCAGGAAATAAATGGGTTACCAAAAGAACAGCTCGTAGTTCGCCAATTTGGAACAGGACATTCAAATTTAACGTACGCATTACAAATAGGGGATTGGGATGCCGTTCTAAGAAGACCGCCACTTGGACCTGTTGCACCTAGAGCACATGATATGGAACGTGAATACAAAATTTTATCTGCTTTGCATCCGCTTTTTAACACAGCTCCAAAACCTTTTGTTTTTTCTGACGATCTATCAATTGTTGGAAGTCCTTTTTTTGTGATGGAGAGGCGATATGGTTTTGTATTGGATAGCGATTTTCCTGAAGGAGTAAACCCAACTCCAGAGTTAGGACGCAAAATTTCAGAGAAAATGGTCGAATTGCTAGTTGAACTCCATTCACTCGACTATCAAAAAACTGATTTAGCAGATATGGCAAAACCACAAGGCTTTATGCAGCGACAAGTTGAAGGGTGGATTGGTCGCTATGAACGTGCGCAAACAGATCAACTTACAGGAGTAAAACAATTAATGGAATGGCTGCAAGGCAATATCCCAATATCACAAGAACCAGCAATCATACATTATGATTTTAAATTGAATAATGCCTTGTTTTCAGCAGATTTTTCAGAAATAACTGGGCTGTTTGATTGGGAAATGACCACAGTTGGGGATCCATTAGCAGACTTAGGAGCGGCTATGAGTTATTGGATTCAGTCTGATGATCCAAAGCTTTTAAAAGAGGGCTTAGGGAAGGCACCCGTTACAGTAATGGATGGCTTTTACAGTCGGGAAGAATTTATCGCAAGTTACAGTGAAAAAAGTGGACGAGATGTATCGGATATGAATTTCTATTTAACGTTTGCTTATTTCAAGTTGGCGGTAATTGTTCAGCAAATTTATTATCGTTATAAAAAAGGACAGACACAAGATCCAAGATTCGCACATTTTGATCAATATGTAGCGAGTTTGATGGCACATGCATTATCTACTGCACTAAAAGGATGA
- a CDS encoding DUF2254 domain-containing protein, which yields MQKLTIWLKEKLWITPAIYIAISILLSIAFYYVDLLYMGKLKAFIPSIFLTNVDLAKTIMGSLSGALLTMTIFTFSTILVVLTMYSSQFSPRTLKNFVHDKVIWRVLGIFLSGFIYNTLSLLFMREDLYKTDVITPFVGIVIAFFCLSTFAYFIHYIATNVQVGQLVNQLIADAEKAISRLKNLQEEEEATTEETAWHPIGIKETHRAEQEGYVHYISFDRLVDYAKEQELKIEILVNPGDYIYEGKEIFHIHKVGEAELAVGKFYSLGNSRTSEQDLDFAIQKMVEVALRAISPGINDPNTANDIIIRLGRLLGQLGCLKTGTILLGDKHVLYRFPSYRKALYKTFYQLSHYGKEDISVLISILESLKVAAEVVPKRHYIELWEIHSYVLEGVDVPGLKAFDQEALQEKIDLLALATDQHSYNLRLVEGDA from the coding sequence ATGCAAAAACTAACAATATGGCTGAAAGAAAAACTATGGATTACTCCGGCAATTTACATCGCGATTTCCATCTTACTATCAATAGCTTTTTACTATGTCGATCTACTATATATGGGAAAATTAAAGGCATTTATCCCATCAATTTTTCTAACAAATGTTGATTTAGCTAAAACCATCATGGGAAGTTTATCAGGTGCTTTGTTAACGATGACCATCTTTACTTTTTCAACAATTCTTGTTGTACTGACGATGTACTCATCTCAATTTTCACCAAGAACATTGAAGAATTTTGTGCATGATAAGGTTATTTGGCGGGTATTAGGGATTTTTCTTAGTGGTTTTATTTACAATACTTTATCATTGCTATTTATGAGAGAAGACTTGTATAAAACGGACGTGATTACACCGTTTGTTGGGATTGTAATCGCTTTTTTCTGTCTATCTACTTTTGCCTATTTTATCCATTATATTGCAACAAATGTTCAAGTTGGGCAATTAGTTAACCAGTTGATTGCAGATGCAGAAAAAGCTATTTCTAGACTAAAGAACTTGCAAGAAGAAGAAGAAGCGACTACAGAAGAAACTGCTTGGCATCCTATTGGTATTAAAGAAACGCATCGAGCTGAACAAGAAGGCTATGTTCACTATATTTCATTTGATCGATTAGTGGATTATGCGAAAGAACAGGAACTAAAAATTGAAATTCTTGTAAATCCTGGTGACTATATTTATGAAGGAAAGGAAATTTTCCATATTCATAAAGTTGGTGAAGCAGAACTAGCCGTTGGTAAATTTTACTCGCTGGGAAATTCTAGAACTTCAGAGCAGGATTTGGATTTTGCTATTCAAAAAATGGTCGAAGTAGCGCTTCGTGCGATATCTCCAGGAATTAACGATCCAAATACAGCAAACGATATCATTATCCGGTTAGGGCGGCTGCTCGGTCAATTGGGCTGTTTGAAAACGGGCACGATTTTGTTAGGAGACAAACATGTACTGTATCGTTTTCCTTCATATAGAAAAGCGTTGTATAAAACGTTTTATCAGTTATCCCATTATGGGAAAGAAGATATTTCAGTTTTAATCTCTATTTTAGAATCACTAAAAGTTGCAGCAGAAGTAGTTCCTAAGCGGCACTATATAGAGCTTTGGGAAATTCACAGTTACGTTTTAGAAGGTGTAGATGTTCCAGGGTTAAAAGCATTTGATCAAGAAGCGCTTCAAGAAAAAATTGATTTATTGGCGTTGGCCACAGACCAACATTCGTATAATTTGCGCTTAGTAGAAGGAGATGCCTAG
- a CDS encoding mechanosensitive ion channel family protein, whose protein sequence is MQDNQLFEGVGFLKEISVSDFLLFFVYLAIIFVVKFIVLMLLRKLISSKDFKTRIYPVIEDISNWLVLYGSILFFVFYFSKEKWLTFAFYETEGVEISVLLIIVAVLIVTFASRITKALTRYVMPFVYEQFDVDIGMSYTINRLLYYLVMFLALAISFTTVGLDLTALGVVFSVLGIGIGFGVRNIAANFVSGIIILFERPMEVGEMVEIDGKIGRITKIKLRSTVIETLKEGTLVVPNQYFIEQIVRNRSSAQLYARVMVSVQYGSDTKKIERLLNESALKTISLMEEIPEKNVEVQFIDFRNSALDFQVEVQVVDVEMKENLESRIRHAIAEAFVQNNVKLAEETLEK, encoded by the coding sequence ATGCAGGATAATCAGTTGTTTGAAGGGGTTGGTTTTCTAAAGGAAATATCCGTTTCAGATTTTTTGCTGTTTTTTGTTTATTTGGCCATCATATTTGTTGTGAAGTTTATAGTTTTAATGCTGTTGAGAAAGCTGATATCTTCAAAAGATTTCAAAACGCGCATTTATCCGGTAATTGAGGATATTTCAAATTGGCTTGTGCTTTATGGGAGCATACTATTCTTTGTGTTTTATTTTTCTAAAGAAAAGTGGTTAACTTTTGCTTTTTACGAAACAGAAGGCGTGGAAATATCCGTATTGCTTATTATTGTCGCCGTGTTGATTGTGACTTTTGCAAGCCGTATCACAAAAGCACTTACTCGTTATGTCATGCCTTTTGTTTACGAGCAATTTGATGTTGATATTGGAATGAGCTATACCATCAATCGGTTATTGTATTATTTGGTCATGTTTCTGGCTTTGGCTATCAGTTTTACAACAGTCGGGTTAGATTTAACAGCACTAGGTGTTGTTTTTAGTGTTCTTGGTATCGGTATCGGATTTGGTGTCCGCAATATCGCCGCCAACTTTGTATCAGGGATTATCATCTTATTTGAGCGGCCGATGGAAGTTGGTGAAATGGTAGAAATCGATGGGAAAATCGGACGCATCACGAAAATTAAATTAAGATCGACGGTGATTGAGACATTGAAAGAAGGGACACTCGTTGTGCCGAATCAATATTTTATCGAGCAGATCGTTAGAAATCGTTCAAGCGCTCAATTGTATGCAAGAGTCATGGTTAGTGTACAATATGGCAGTGATACGAAGAAAATTGAAAGACTTTTAAACGAATCAGCGTTAAAGACAATAAGTTTAATGGAAGAAATTCCAGAGAAAAATGTAGAAGTTCAATTTATTGATTTTCGAAATTCAGCCTTAGATTTTCAAGTGGAGGTACAAGTTGTCGATGTAGAAATGAAAGAAAATCTTGAAAGCCGCATTCGTCATGCTATTGCGGAAGCTTTTGTCCAAAATAATGTGAAATTAGCTGAAGAAACCTTGGAGAAATAG
- a CDS encoding cation diffusion facilitator family transporter: MDLYTNLRKGEKGAWISIGAYIFLSSIKLAFGFGGSSEALKADGFNNLTDILASIAVLVGLKISQKPPDENHHYGHLRAETIASLLASFIMAVIGLQVITNAFRSIFEPVAETPSLITAWVSFFSAIIMYAVYRYNLKLSKEIKSSAVRAAAYDNRSDALVSVGAGIGIIGAIFGAPILDVVTAFIIGLIIIKTALDIFKESVMTLTDGFDEDEVETLSVLVRKVPGVITLRDFKGRNHGNVMFIDLTVSVAPNLNVVESHWITEEIEKKIQKVKPSCVILVHIEPDSSYTDSPE, from the coding sequence ATGGACCTGTATACAAACTTACGCAAAGGGGAAAAAGGTGCTTGGATCAGCATTGGTGCCTATATTTTTCTCAGTTCAATAAAGTTAGCCTTTGGTTTTGGGGGCTCTTCTGAAGCGTTAAAGGCGGATGGATTTAATAACTTGACTGATATTCTCGCATCTATTGCCGTTTTAGTTGGACTAAAAATTTCCCAAAAGCCTCCTGATGAAAATCATCATTATGGTCATTTGCGTGCCGAAACTATCGCCTCACTTTTAGCTTCTTTCATTATGGCCGTCATTGGCTTACAGGTGATAACAAATGCATTTCGTTCAATTTTTGAACCCGTTGCTGAAACGCCTTCACTAATTACTGCTTGGGTTTCTTTTTTCTCTGCAATTATTATGTACGCTGTTTATCGTTATAATTTGAAACTTAGTAAAGAGATCAAAAGTTCAGCTGTCCGTGCCGCTGCCTACGATAATCGTTCCGATGCGCTCGTTAGTGTAGGTGCTGGTATTGGGATTATTGGTGCAATCTTTGGTGCACCCATACTAGATGTTGTTACAGCTTTTATAATAGGCTTGATCATTATTAAAACTGCATTGGATATTTTCAAAGAATCTGTTATGACTTTAACAGATGGCTTTGACGAAGACGAAGTCGAAACTTTATCTGTTCTAGTTCGTAAAGTTCCTGGAGTTATTACGTTGCGCGATTTTAAAGGACGCAATCATGGCAATGTTATGTTTATTGATTTAACAGTTAGCGTTGCACCCAATTTAAACGTAGTTGAAAGTCATTGGATTACCGAAGAAATCGAGAAGAAAATACAAAAGGTAAAGCCGAGCTGCGTAATTCTCGTCCACATTGAACCAGACTCCTCGTATACTGATAGTCCAGAGTAA
- the chrA gene encoding chromate efflux transporter, translating to MTKKSNYIEILKASTKLGLTSFGGPAAHIGYFRDEYVTKRKWLDDKAYADIVALCQFLPGPASSQVGISIGMLRGGIVGGFLSWFGFTMPSVILLLLFALIVTNGNFDSGWIQGLKIVAVAVVAHALLGMGKSLAPDRQRIAIAVGAAILILLIPTTWGQIGVIILSGILGYLIYRKEDAPKPVNLVLSFGKKTGMAAWAVFATLLIGLPLVRPFIESTSFAIFDVFYRVGSIVFGGGHVVLPMLEREIVPNWMTADSFIAGYGAAQAVPGPLFTLAGYLGQLMNGGWGVLIAVVAMFLPSFLLIIGTLPFWSIIRTKSGVQAALKGVNASVVGILLAALYDPVFTSGIRGPVDFAIAITAFTMLVYFKLAPWLVVLMTTILGAFAYAVL from the coding sequence ATGACTAAAAAAAGTAATTATATCGAAATTTTAAAGGCTTCTACAAAACTAGGTTTGACGTCTTTTGGAGGACCGGCTGCCCATATTGGGTATTTTAGAGATGAATACGTAACAAAAAGAAAGTGGCTAGATGATAAAGCTTACGCAGATATTGTAGCGCTATGCCAATTTCTTCCGGGACCGGCGAGTTCTCAAGTTGGGATTTCGATTGGCATGTTACGTGGTGGCATAGTCGGCGGTTTTTTATCTTGGTTTGGTTTTACGATGCCGTCTGTTATTTTGCTATTATTATTCGCACTTATTGTTACTAATGGTAATTTTGATAGTGGTTGGATTCAAGGATTAAAAATTGTTGCAGTTGCAGTTGTGGCACATGCTTTGTTGGGGATGGGAAAAAGTTTAGCACCGGATCGTCAGCGTATTGCGATAGCAGTAGGAGCTGCAATCTTAATTTTATTAATACCTACGACTTGGGGTCAAATTGGGGTAATTATCTTATCCGGTATTCTTGGCTATTTGATTTATCGAAAAGAAGATGCACCTAAACCTGTAAACTTAGTACTAAGTTTTGGCAAAAAAACAGGAATGGCCGCTTGGGCAGTTTTTGCTACGTTGTTAATTGGGCTGCCACTTGTGCGTCCATTTATAGAGTCTACGTCTTTTGCTATTTTTGACGTGTTTTATCGAGTAGGTTCAATTGTTTTCGGCGGTGGGCATGTTGTGTTACCGATGTTAGAGAGAGAAATCGTGCCTAACTGGATGACTGCAGATAGCTTTATCGCAGGTTATGGAGCGGCTCAAGCTGTTCCTGGTCCATTATTTACTTTAGCTGGATATCTAGGTCAATTAATGAATGGTGGATGGGGCGTACTTATTGCTGTCGTTGCAATGTTTTTACCATCCTTTTTATTAATTATAGGTACGCTGCCTTTTTGGAGCATCATTCGTACAAAGTCTGGGGTCCAAGCAGCATTAAAAGGAGTTAATGCAAGTGTCGTTGGAATATTACTAGCAGCCTTATACGACCCTGTTTTTACGTCGGGAATTCGTGGACCTGTCGATTTTGCAATTGCGATAACTGCCTTTACAATGTTAGTCTATTTTAAACTAGCTCCTTGGCTTGTTGTGTTAATGACGACGATTCTTGGCGCATTCGCTTATGCGGTTTTATAA
- the kynU gene encoding kynureninase: protein MTSKQLDQQDVLAKYKQEFFVEKETVYMDGNSLGLMSKRSEAKLHSLMDSWKTFGIDGWTEGEHPWFTLAEEMSARIAPIVGARAHEVMVTGSITSNIHQMLSTLFQPTSDRFSILVDELNFPSDIYAVESHLRLRGLEPAKAMKKIASRDGYTLELEDIIEQLTDDVAVLLLPSVLYRSGQLLQIKDITEAAHQKGILVGFDLAHSIGAMPHQLHDDGVDFAVWCHYKYMNSGPGGTGGLYIHERHHNLLPGNAGWFGSDKSRQFDMDHEFSKAPGAGAYQIGTPHIFSMAPLLGSLELFEEAGISAVRQKSLQLTSLLRQLVAKQIPELNDVTPIDDKSRGGHIAFAHPEAARICKALKEAKIVPDFRAPNIIRLAPIAFYTSFSDVEKVANTLQEIMENETYKNFSNERNVVA from the coding sequence ATGACGAGTAAACAATTGGATCAACAAGATGTGCTGGCAAAATACAAACAAGAGTTTTTTGTGGAAAAAGAGACCGTTTATATGGACGGAAATTCTCTTGGGTTAATGTCTAAACGGTCTGAAGCAAAACTACATAGCTTAATGGACAGTTGGAAAACTTTTGGGATAGATGGTTGGACTGAAGGAGAACATCCGTGGTTTACATTAGCAGAAGAAATGAGCGCTCGAATTGCTCCGATAGTAGGTGCTAGGGCGCATGAAGTGATGGTGACAGGATCGATTACTTCTAACATCCATCAAATGCTATCCACATTATTTCAACCGACGTCTGATCGTTTTTCAATTCTTGTCGATGAGTTGAATTTTCCATCAGATATTTATGCGGTAGAAAGTCATCTTCGCCTGCGCGGATTAGAACCAGCTAAAGCAATGAAAAAAATTGCTAGTCGTGATGGTTATACACTTGAATTAGAAGATATTATTGAACAATTAACTGACGACGTAGCTGTATTATTATTGCCATCAGTTTTGTATAGAAGTGGTCAACTCTTACAAATTAAAGACATTACCGAGGCTGCGCATCAAAAAGGCATTTTGGTCGGTTTTGACTTAGCGCACTCGATTGGTGCCATGCCACATCAACTGCACGATGACGGAGTGGATTTTGCCGTATGGTGTCATTATAAGTACATGAATTCAGGTCCAGGAGGAACAGGCGGACTGTATATTCATGAACGTCATCATAATTTGCTGCCAGGCAATGCTGGTTGGTTTGGTTCTGATAAATCACGTCAATTTGATATGGATCATGAATTCTCGAAAGCACCAGGAGCAGGAGCTTATCAAATCGGTACGCCACATATTTTTAGTATGGCACCTTTACTTGGAAGTTTAGAATTATTCGAGGAAGCGGGAATTAGCGCTGTTCGTCAAAAATCGCTTCAACTGACATCGCTATTACGACAATTGGTTGCTAAACAAATTCCAGAGTTAAATGATGTAACGCCGATAGATGATAAAAGTCGGGGCGGACATATTGCATTTGCACACCCAGAAGCTGCACGGATTTGTAAAGCGTTAAAAGAAGCAAAAATTGTTCCGGATTTTCGAGCTCCCAATATTATTCGACTAGCGCCAATTGCTTTTTATACATCTTTTAGCGACGTAGAAAAAGTTGCCAACACGCTTCAAGAGATCATGGAAAATGAAACGTATAAAAACTTTAGCAATGAACGAAATGTGGTGGCATAA
- the kynB gene encoding arylformamidase, with amino-acid sequence MNHKTIIDISMELNSYTPEWPGDTPFDYELSVTIEQSGSVNIGKLQTSTHIGTHIDAPFHYNDQGLKTHELPLDVYLTQAQVMDVSGLEKIEILNLKPLEKNVEAVLLKTVSWQDRNKFPEKWPVFDESIAKWMTDNGIRLLGVDVPSVDPETSKELPMHQAMNQYQRFILEGIVLDDVSEGVYQLVALPLKIKDGEGSPVRAILYK; translated from the coding sequence GTGAATCACAAGACCATTATCGATATTTCGATGGAGTTAAACAGTTATACACCTGAATGGCCAGGAGATACTCCGTTCGACTACGAACTATCTGTGACAATAGAGCAAAGTGGATCAGTTAATATTGGGAAGCTGCAAACTAGCACACATATAGGTACGCATATCGATGCTCCTTTTCATTATAATGATCAAGGACTTAAGACGCACGAGCTACCGCTAGATGTTTACTTAACTCAAGCGCAAGTAATGGATGTTAGCGGTTTAGAAAAAATTGAGATTCTGAATTTAAAACCGCTCGAAAAGAATGTTGAAGCCGTGTTACTGAAAACAGTTTCTTGGCAAGATCGCAACAAATTCCCTGAGAAATGGCCTGTTTTTGATGAGTCGATTGCTAAATGGATGACTGATAATGGAATCAGATTGCTCGGGGTAGACGTGCCATCTGTTGATCCTGAAACAAGTAAAGAGTTGCCAATGCACCAAGCGATGAATCAATACCAACGATTTATATTAGAAGGTATCGTATTGGATGATGTCTCAGAAGGCGTTTACCAATTAGTGGCATTGCCGTTAAAGATAAAAGATGGAGAAGGTAGTCCAGTACGGGCAATTCTTTATAAGTGA
- a CDS encoding arsenate-mycothiol transferase ArsC: MSRQTVYFISSHQHRGLMAEIWANRLMLPDWEIRSAAWTQDSQSDFNEMPLEIMKEIILDLPTVEARSYNPQEVGDADLIIALHDGELEDGDIPSDLPSQKLLRWNIRNPELRTNDSTEQWALYQEICDEIAMNIKDMEPYFRADYV; this comes from the coding sequence ATGTCAAGACAAACAGTATACTTTATCTCATCACATCAACATCGTGGATTGATGGCTGAAATTTGGGCTAATCGACTAATGCTTCCTGATTGGGAGATACGTAGTGCCGCTTGGACGCAGGATTCTCAATCCGATTTCAACGAGATGCCTTTGGAGATAATGAAAGAAATTATTTTGGATTTACCTACAGTTGAAGCACGCTCGTATAATCCGCAGGAGGTAGGCGATGCAGATTTAATCATCGCGTTACATGACGGTGAATTAGAAGATGGCGATATTCCATCAGACTTGCCAAGCCAAAAATTACTGCGTTGGAATATCCGTAATCCAGAATTACGAACTAATGATAGTACGGAACAATGGGCGCTTTATCAAGAAATTTGCGATGAAATTGCTATGAATATCAAGGACATGGAACCTTACTTCCGTGCAGACTACGTATAA
- a CDS encoding universal stress protein, which produces MFTNIAMAYDGSDGSRMAFDKAIELTKVLPDAKLSVIYVNEDYRESVGYMDAGSASAPIVSANVDSNYAQYMPYGIGDEKISHEKNYDGAAAEYSKHVQQSIQRQLDTHNSKASVLALEGHAAKTITAFIEEQNIDLLIIGNSGKSGLQKFFIGSVSKKLIQDSSCSILVVK; this is translated from the coding sequence ATGTTTACAAATATCGCAATGGCTTATGATGGATCTGATGGCAGCAGAATGGCTTTTGATAAAGCAATTGAACTAACAAAAGTTTTACCAGATGCCAAACTTTCAGTTATTTATGTTAACGAAGATTATCGGGAAAGTGTTGGATATATGGATGCAGGCAGTGCTTCAGCCCCTATTGTATCAGCAAATGTCGATAGCAATTATGCACAGTATATGCCTTACGGAATTGGGGATGAAAAGATTTCTCACGAAAAAAACTACGACGGTGCAGCAGCCGAATATTCGAAGCATGTTCAGCAATCCATCCAAAGACAGCTCGATACTCATAACTCAAAAGCTTCTGTACTTGCTTTAGAAGGACATGCAGCCAAAACGATTACAGCTTTTATCGAAGAACAAAATATCGATTTACTGATTATCGGCAATAGTGGTAAATCAGGTTTGCAAAAATTCTTTATTGGATCTGTTAGTAAAAAACTAATTCAAGATTCTTCGTGCTCAATATTAGTAGTGAAATAA